aacaagtTTGCAACAGATGTTTGTTGGCGCTATTTCCACTTAAAGTCAGAGTTTGGTGTTCTCACCGTTTGCCTTAACAACACCTTGCACTCTGTCTAATGTTTAGCAAAGtttgagaaaagaaattatTGCAGCCCAGTATAgaaaattcttaaaaatattactaaaactCAGATTTTAGATTTATCAAGCATTCAGTCATTTTTCATCCTCCATTTCAGCATGCAAACGTCAAACtagaccagtgtttcccaactctgatcctcaaggcacactgtcctacatgttttagaggtgtccctgctttaatgtgcctgattcaactgattgcagttcaacaaacgactgctaatcagtcatcaattgaaatcagctggactgaagcaaggaagtgcctaaaacatgcagggcagtgtgcctggaggaccagggttgggaaacactgaacTAGACGACCGTCCTCTTGAATATTTACATCACCAATCTAGTTTAATTTCCATGCTATACCAGTTCCTGTCGTATTTTTATTACACTCACGAAACTTTGATTACTCTTCATCCTTGCTATGTCCCTTCGCTTTGTGTCTTCAGTGCTGGCACAGTTCAGTGGGCTTCTTGGATGCCATCTGGAGTCTGACTGGCCCAGGTTTGAAATGACAGAAGAAACTTTGTGCAATCTTTGTCTTGACAATGCCACTATAGTTGAAAAACTAATGAGTAGGTTTATTTTAGTGTACGAGTACTTCATTAGTGGAAATGtactcattaaaaaaatgaaacacagcGGTGTCTTTTGAGTTTGACAGGTTGTTGGCGCTGATAAATGATGACAAGAAGTTGCATTATCTGCCTGGAGTTGAGAGAGATTGGATCCATGGTGTGTTTTCTTGCGGCTGTTTTCCCATTTACCTAATTGAGATTGTGTGTTCTCTGACTTGTCTCTTATATTTCCTGCTGCGTCTCAGTCAGTGTAGTGAGGGGGAATCTTGGCCCTTTGGCTCATTAGGCGATCAGTGAGCTGGGCAGCTTGTCCTCTCAACTCTCATGTAGGACGACTCTGTCTCTCAAAGTTCTCCGTTCGACTTTCACTTGATTGTCTTCCAGTGTCCATACCCCATCGCCGATACCACACTGCAGCCATAAACTCCAGTAATATACAGGGATCTAACATGATGGAGCAAAACAGTGCCGAGTTATCTTGCAAAGAATCTTAACCGGACTTATGTCTGAACTTTGTCTGGGCCATTTGAACACGTGTATTTTATGGatgcaaagtgtttttcttctaaaaaagaGGTTCCAGGGGTGGCGAATACTTTTTGCAAGGTATTGTAACTCAATTTTTCTGTCGTTTCTCGGCCATTCGAGCTTCAGGGTCTCAGTCGGCTTTCACTTGTAAGAGAAAAGATGGTCAGTGACAGTCCTCGGAACCAAACGACTCTTCTTTACgtttttttcttgctcattACCAGACCACGTTGCTCTGTTAGCCTCCGATCCACATGTGAGCGTTCAGTCCAGGTCGGGGTGCTTTGTCTTGGGGTTTTTTCTCGCTTAGTTAAGAGAATCAGAATTACTCTATAGGGACTTTTAGACAAGCCAGACATTGAGATGCAGTTGAtgagaagaagtaaaaaaaaaaaaaaaaaaaaaaatgttgctctgTGACTCAAGCTTGTGCTTTGATGCTACTTCATtagaattgaaaatgtatttctgtttaaataacagaaaaaaatcatttaaataagaCGCTGATTGCCTGTTCCCTGTTTgcgtgtgcgcgcgtgtgtgagagcatttactttttcttttttttttttttgttctttatgaTGTCAAGTTTTTTATCTTCACCCAAACGTCCCTCCGTTGGAATACAGTCAGACTCTCGTCACCTGAGCGATGAATGAAACTTCCAGCTCGAGAGAGAGGACTCGTCTCTTATTTCCTGCTTTTCTGCCAGCCTGGATTGGCTGGAGATTTGAGGGATTAAGAAAAGCAACAGACCTTCTTAGTATTAAGCTTTTTGAACATGCTGAACAGCACAACGTGACTGACGTAATACACACGAATCTCACACAATCTCTACGTTCTAAGAATCTCTCGTCCCGTTGAGCGCTCATTTCAAACGGATGGATTTTTACGCCACGGACACAAACAAACCCCCACATGAGGTCTCGTCTGAAAAGCATGCTGAggatttacatgttttttttaactacactTATAGGATACCCATTGGATTTTAACGTGAAGCTGAAGGAGTGAAAGCTTTTTCTCCTGGTCCTGTTCTTTGGGGCCCACAGAAAGTGAGGAAGACTCTGGAAATGGACCTGTAACATAATTCGGAAAGATGCCCACAGAGCTCTAGTTGTCACTAAATATTGCCTACTTTTGCTGCCCCCACACCCACTCGCTCGCAATCATGCACAAACATAAACCCCTGTTAATGATTTAAAAGCACCATCCTTGTATATCTCCAAGATGAATTGTTTAACATGTGATGTGCACAGATCAGCTATAATATTATGAAGTGAAAATCATCTTAGCCATTCTGACCCCTTTTTAGGCAgcaattaatttcttttacatttaagGAGTGATTTTAAGTGGGTTTTATTGGACTGCTGGGTCACATCATCTCTACTAAAGCGTTAAGAGATGCGGCTATCAGGTTTTCGCTGGACAAAACaaatttctagttttcttttcgTTCAGACCTGCCAAAtcccaacttttattttatttctgagcaTTATAAGTACAGATGGAACAATAAGGCTAAACAACTTCTGGATTTCTATAAGGACCGTTCTGCTAATTAAAATTTTGACAgattccacattttttgttttgttttttcctcaacaaattataacataaaaaaagtcATGCAGGTATTATGATGTCAGTTGTAGTTTTGAgtccaacataaaaaataagatattcCACTATCATCCCTAGTTATGCATCATagcttagtttatttatttatttattattaaactcaaaaacaacaatgcatGCTCTAGGTTAATTTGACTGagatctgaaaatgttcttaatCTTAATGCGTTTTCTAAACTTGCAGATATAACAGCCAGTCAAATGTACATTTAAGTGAAAAATTCAAACTAACATGCATCTACCAGAAAACGGGAAAACGTGCTGCAAATTCATTGATAGAGATTGTAGTTTTAAtccaacaaaaaatgaaaaaattactATTGTTGTTCATTCATCATATACTGTGTGTCTTTATCACATTCAGTGTGGAACGAAGGGTTGAAATGTTTTGGCTTATCAGTGATTCTGAGGTTTTGCTGCTGagctttaattcattttaaaaaagggaaaacaactGTCTGGATTTGCAGGTCTGATATTAATTGTCTAAAACCTAGAAGATGGACGTTCCTGCATTATGATCCACAACCTTTACAAATCCACAGAACTTTCCAGAGCTTTTCTGTGCCTCcttccaacataaaaaaatatgctcGTTAGAAAAAGTGGCATTTCTTCGCTGCTAAATAGTACAGCTGAATGTACAGGATTAAAGTTACCACTTCCTGGAAAATCCCCTCAATCCACTGAAAAACACACTAGTGAAGTCCAAGAGGtgataaaaataatgaataatcaACTTCTAGCGTCCAAACTTTAAAACCTAAATCCAAGTAACCATAGCAAAGAAAATGGGGAAACCCTGTGTATTTAGCTGTAGCTGGTTAGCTTTTTTAGCAtttagagggggaaaaaaaagtctggctTTGTCCAGCAGTAACAAGGGGTACTAATGAGTACATttggggaaataaaaacacagcttgtGCTTTTACTTGGACTCGGTTTCTGTGCTGGACTACACTCAGAGCAGGAGACATGAAGTCAGACAGAATTAGGCTAATTGTTATCCTGATTCCCTAAGCTAAGCCAGCTAACTTGGTGCGATAGCTCGTATATTTACCACATACCAAAGAGCTGCATCGGTTTTCTCAACGATATGAGATAAATTTCCACATCTGCTTAAGAGCCAATTGTCACTTCCTGGCAAAGCTTCAGATCTGTGATTATGGCCTGGTAGGAGCGACAGCATCACCAagttataaactaaatgttggCCTTGGTTTTTATAAGGTAGAATGGGGGAGCAAGAgctattaaaaaacaaacaactccaAATTCCCTACACATAACCCcacacaaaatctgaaatattttagttaatttaatgCATGTCTTTTTTAAGAGTAAACCAATCCCCTCCAAAAACTCCAGTGTCACTGCTGAAAGACAGACCCATCCACAATGTCCATCCTGTTGATGCTGAtccatgtttggttttattagatttttttcttttcttctattgCAAGGGTGCAGATTTTACACGAGGTTTCCGTTTTTGCGAACCCCCTTCAATGTTGGGtttaattgtaaaattatttttgctatcCCTCACTGAGCCTAAATATCATCAAACATGAAACATTGAAGAAAGTAGGTCTTCAGGCTAAAGTTGAAAAAGTATGCAAGAGTAAAAttattgtgttcaagttgtaaagtcattgaaaaataaataaaagttggtCTTTGATCAGTGACTGTCGCTTCTTTCCGCTACATTTGTAATTTGGCTTTTATGGCTCCAAAGCACAGAAGGGTTCAAtgatttttacagcttttatttcatgttatcCATCAGCTAAAGAgcatttaaagaagaaaatgtgtcgattaataaatctattttcacttcacaaaattcttcatgtaacttttattttacagacaagatgtgtctgtaaaataaaatgctgttctTTTTATCGTTAGTTTTCAATTGCAGGGAAGAAAGCATTATTCCTTCAGTTCCAGTTTTACTGATCTACACTCAGGAatagttttaaagaaaagtatCTGTAAAGCTGTTCAATAGAaaactttgtgctttttatCTGAACCTTTCAGCCTGAGTGACGTTCCTGGGTACAAACtatttgtgtgatttaatcCTCTAATCATTTTACTGCTGATTTTATTACAGGGAAATGATACActcatttacctttttttttttttttttaatttttgaatcagttgcttttatttcaaaatgataGAAGTCAAAATGCCACATTAGGTGGCAAATTAAGTGCTTAATTTCAGTTTAACTTTTGTGTAATTACATGGTGACAGTAAAAGGATGCAGATAAAACTGTGCCATTGCAATGAGAAGAGCTCTGAGTTCATCTGGGGGTTTGTtaacttaaatatttctaaGCAATGGATAGCAAACTAGTTAAGCCTACAGTGAATATTTCCTGTATCTGCTGGTTTGGTAACATTAGGAAAAGAAATGTTGTCCTTTAAGTGTAAAGAttaagaaatattaaatgaatatATCCAGACAAAAAgctgaaagattttaaattgaacaaatttctttgaaaaagttTGATTATAATCCTGAAGTCAAATCGAATGTTAAGTTAGGATCTTCTGTCATTTTTGTACATTAACTTTAATGTTGCAGTTTGCACTGTTGTGTGTTtctcattcatttgttttatatatccaaaaatgttaattaggCGTTGCAACCtaatactttataaaataagaaaatactgaaataaaagctaAGGATTTGACCTTTTTTTGATTGCACTTTAAATTTGATCTGCTGTTCCTAAACTTTGCCTGATTTAAATgccaaacattttgcaaaatgaataaaatgatccCACATGATAAAACCcgatttaaataaatttctaatGTACAATTAAACATATACTTCTCCAGAAGTctttaaatactctacattttGAAGAGAGACTAATCTAAGTTTGTCCAGATGATTTTACCACGCAGCAGTATGTTGTGGTTTCATAACTTATTTAGAACAggattataaaaataaatgaggtaaatattttgtcccaaaaatatcagaatatgaTCAAAAATACTGGAGAAAATGCTTGAAGATTCACTCGAAAACAAACTTGTAGGAACCTGTATTTGAAGCTGGCACATCGATTCAAATAGAGAAAACACATAGAAATATATTGATGACCTAGCTTACACAACTCAGTTTCATAACAAAATTGGCAAACAGGTTCAATGCTATcccaatgttgttgtttttattaaaccattAGCAACATTCCACTCGTTTAGTGTGTATTTTCAGTCATTCGGGTCATGGCTATCCTCATCAGTGGCATCTTGAGAATATTTTCCTTCTCATTACACACGCAAAagatctttgtttttgattagaTGAAACACctatgtgaaataaaaacacacttccTTTCAATAAGGCCACTATTTCTTACATGTTATATGTTCACAGTAATGAAGCTGCCTGCTTATCTGCTGTGCaacattaattttttaattgtcaACAAGGTGAAATATTCTTTAAGCTTCGTGGCGTTGTGTTTGTCTCCCCCTTGTGGTACAATCAAATGTTTACAACTGacaataattttataataatttttttttctctcaaaggttgagtttcttctttcattaaaatgtttttacttatgGATCCTCATGTGACTAAATCCAATTTAACTACCTGTACATAAAGTATACCATCACATACACATAAACGTGTTTCCAAGGCAACCCAGATTTGTAGATACGGCGTAAGAAGTCGCTGCCCATTACAGGTCAGGTCATATAAGTTTTTGTTCCAGATTATTAAGAGATGATTGTAacagtaaacataaaaatatttttttatgatagtttcacttattaaaagaaagaaaagctaaCTTTAAAACTCATTGCCGGTCACTTGAATTGTGTCATCGCAGCTGTTCATTTAGTTCAAAGATGCATGAAATCACCATTTGAAAACTGCGttttatatttactcatttCCTTTCCACTTCTCGGTAGATTGAAGTGCAGAATCTATGGATGCAGAGGGAGAAGAATATTTAACTTAAACCCTACGCAAACTTTATCTGAATGATCTTTCCTCAGTTTTAGTCCCGCTGCGCCTCCAAGTGTCTCTGAGCGGCCCTCAGCGTCTCCTGCAGGTCTTTGTAGCCCGCCAGGCTGCAGGCCTCCTCCAGTGGGACCCAGCGGTAGTCCCGGTGCTCGTCGGACAGCGTCACCGCCGCCTCCGGGTTTCTCAGCTCGGCCAGCCAGTACAGCACCTCTTTGGGTCTGCCGCGAACCTCGTAGCGCAGCTCCTGCACGAAGCCGTCTATAACCTTCAGATGCTCCGCCCCCAACCCTGCTTCCTCCTTGGTCTCCCTTAGAGCCGTGGTGAGGTCATCCTCACCTGGGTCAACGTGACCTGGGAGGACCACATGtaggatgaaataaaaaacaaaaacaaactgtgcaTCCACACAATGTGGCATTTTATTGTTCGAATGACAGACGAGGCTTTGTGCAGACCTTTGGGTGGGGTCCAGTGGTGCTGCCCGTAGGAAGTCTGCAAGAGGAGATACTCGATATTCCCCGGAGGGGGGTTGAGGCCGGCGAGGCGACGAAACACTATAAACCCACAAGCTCGCAGAGCCATCGTTTCTTATGTTGTGGAAAGTTTCATCCGCATAAACTGCCGGGAATGATGAAGTTAGACGccttactgttttgttttcagagataTTTCCATTGAGAGCCCCAGTGAGCCTGCTGCGCTTCAAGAAAACTCGTCCGACTGCAGTTCAAGACAGACACATTTGTTCCGCTATGTGGTGGCTCGGAGTACTCGAGGTTTGCACTGTGTTGTTGCAATAGGCTCTAGTGTGAAACAATCCATCTCACCTCACCTGCTAatattaataactaaaatgtcTAAATACATTTCCTGACTAAGAAAAGGTACTATATGAGGCTAAATAAAAAGCATAGAGGCAGGAAAAAAACCAAATGaaccaaattaatttaattaatatttttgccgAAGAGGGACATTGTgtattattgaacatttttgaacaaCGGGCTGaataacataaaattaacaaggtaaaaagaaaaaccaacaaaagaaTAACATCAAgataaaatacatcaacaaaCACTATACAAACACACTTTAACACTACATCTTTCCCCCAGGTTTTAGTATAATTTAAGCTCTAAAAGATACAACAGAGCAAGTTTGATATAATCTGAtcagtgtttttattaactgatCATTCTCTATCAGCTTAAACATCTGTCATGCAACATGCTGGACTATAAAATGCTGGCAGCTATTAAGGTAAGAATCTACAGCCTTGAGGAAATAGACAAAGATTGTTGTTCTAGTATGAAGACTGTACAAAGCAAGTATATCAATCGCTGTTTAAAATGGTAActtcataatcatttttgtctttgttaaaaaaaaatgtaaaatcaatttCAGGGATTCTGCTTTGTCACACCCTCAGTGTGACTTGGTCTCTACTAACAAAATGTTGTTATATCTTCTTACATTGTAGAACCTACAGCTAAGAAATTTGCTCATCTGTAACATTTACTGTTGCTATGTGAGCTGCTTGATTGTGATGTCACCAAGCCAAACACTCACAattgcatttttctctttaaatacacatttaatgtATGATTTTTTGAGGTGGAAATTAACCACCTGTGGAGCgtgaaaaattaacaaagtccaaaccttgttaaagagaaagaacaaaacacagctttatttcACATCTGCACAGATGGAGAACTCAGAAGAGATCTAACTAGACAAAGGAATCACCTCtctacatatactgtatactgtCCTTCTCCCGCAGACAGAGTGACATCACCAACATTCCCAAGGAGCTAATCAgattaatacacacacagagaaaaatgcaacttcCAGTTAAAAATGGGTTTCAGACAGAATATTCTGTGTCTAATAATAATCGCTCGGTCTGGTCTTGTCCCTCCGCAAGGTATGACAACTATTTACTTATCGCCTGTTGCTAAGCTTCTGACACACTGAGGCAAACTGTGAAggctaaaaagagaaacaatgactCTGTAAGACTGAGTGAGAcataataaactaattaaacattgtaagattaatattaaataaacttctaataaaagtaaacacactgtaaataattattttattccacacaccttatgtctttttgtttgtgaaaatatacacTCCACTGGATAGTATCTTTAAAAATGGTTTCCAGTCTTTAAAGCCTGCATCAAACCTTCCAACAGCACCATCCCTCCTGTCTTACAGAGCTTCTTCGCGGTATAGTGCTGGTTGGTTGTCCTCAGACGCCAAAGCCCTGCAGCTGCCACCAGTCAGGTTCAAATTCAGAACCTGGAGAGGAAGATGCCTTAGCGATGCTAAGCTCTCCTTCTGGGCCGCTCTTTCACAAACAATCACAGACCGCAAAGAACCACCCTCGTTCAAATCACTTCTCAAAGCACGCCGTTTCGAAAGAGctttaaacatttcacaattttacCTTCCCTTTATCCCATTTCGTGTCTGAAATCAACGTGTCCACGAGTATCTCGTGAAGCGGCTTGCAATTCTCtgcaataaatgtaaaacaaatgggTTAAATAATTAAGAAGTAGCATTTCTGCACGATCAAATGGACTGTGTGGGAGAGGCAGAAGGCTAAGACCCTCAGATGTCATCAGAATTAATAGTGTGTGCTTCATGTCGGAGGCTGGTTAGATAAGGAACTGACCCAGAGGAGGCTGGACCAACTGAAGGCAGCCTGTGCGAGGAGATAATAGAAACGAGCCCTCCTTTCACCCCTGAGCTGTCAGCAGAGCAGTCCTTCATTTTGACGAAGGAGTCACAGCTGCTGGGTTTCAAGGTAAAGTCAGAGTGAGAGCTGAACCAtcttttgtcattaaaaaaacaaaaaaaaactgtagatatatatttttttcatgtttacttCTCTATAAATCAAAGTGAcaatgaaaagttaatttagctTAGCGAGTCAATTAAAGAATGGGAACTTGTAtgcgctgttggttttggtttgtGCTCGACGTATTTAGAGTATTTGTTTATGTTAAGCTT
Above is a genomic segment from Xiphophorus couchianus chromosome 20, X_couchianus-1.0, whole genome shotgun sequence containing:
- the nudt2 gene encoding bis(5'-nucleosyl)-tetraphosphatase [asymmetrical], whose protein sequence is MALRACGFIVFRRLAGLNPPPGNIEYLLLQTSYGQHHWTPPKGHVDPGEDDLTTALRETKEEAGLGAEHLKVIDGFVQELRYEVRGRPKEVLYWLAELRNPEAAVTLSDEHRDYRWVPLEEACSLAGYKDLQETLRAAQRHLEAQRD